From Echinicola soli, a single genomic window includes:
- a CDS encoding helix-turn-helix domain-containing protein, with product MEINLKIDQNVLCKVIINEILKAEGIVYELQSSATVKITKPLAPDKLDQLAKRLLPYGITIIDDQKEAMVQKIKTLIIDMIRGDEESLPMNTSSYLSERLGFSYGYLSNLFSEITMTTIENFLIMQKIEMVKHLLSNHNLTLTEIAYRLNYSSVAHLSNQFRKTTGLTPSAFQRILSMKKEKLES from the coding sequence ATGGAGATCAATTTAAAAATTGACCAGAATGTACTTTGTAAAGTGATTATTAATGAAATATTGAAAGCAGAAGGAATTGTCTATGAGCTTCAATCGTCCGCCACAGTTAAGATCACTAAGCCACTCGCACCAGACAAACTCGATCAGTTGGCCAAGCGTCTGTTGCCTTATGGGATTACGATTATTGATGACCAGAAAGAAGCAATGGTACAAAAAATCAAAACCCTGATCATCGATATGATCAGGGGTGACGAGGAAAGTTTACCAATGAATACTTCCTCTTATCTTAGTGAAAGGCTGGGATTTAGTTATGGTTATCTGTCTAATCTTTTTTCAGAAATAACCATGACGACCATTGAAAATTTTCTCATTATGCAAAAGATTGAAATGGTCAAACACCTGCTTTCCAACCATAATCTCACCCTTACTGAAATAGCCTACCGGCTAAATTACAGCAGTGTAGCCCATCTCTCCAATCAATTCAGAAAAACGACCGGTCTGACCCCATCTGCATTTCAACGGATCCTTTCAATGAAAAAAGAAAAACTGGAATCATAA
- a CDS encoding glucose 1-dehydrogenase encodes MEEDKGKPGQVQSHQPGKEYKMNPAPAYIKPGYKGNGKLNDKVAIISGGDSGIGRAVAVLFSCEGAKVVIAYLEEEKDAEETKRLAEEQGGQILLIKADLSRKSDCKKVVSETLAKFGQLNIVINNAAQQYVQRQLEDIDEAQLRKTFETNIFSYFFLTQEALPHLKNGDTIINTASVTAYRGKPELIDYSSTKGAIVAFTRSLSTNLASRNIRVNGVAPGPIWTPLIPASFSEEEVSEFGVHVPLGRPGEPSEVAPSYLFLATDEASYITGQFIHPNGGEILNT; translated from the coding sequence ATGGAAGAAGACAAAGGAAAACCGGGACAAGTGCAATCTCACCAACCTGGCAAGGAATATAAAATGAACCCTGCCCCAGCGTATATTAAACCCGGATATAAAGGTAATGGCAAACTGAATGATAAGGTAGCAATCATCTCTGGGGGTGACAGCGGTATAGGAAGGGCAGTAGCGGTGCTCTTTTCCTGCGAAGGAGCGAAAGTGGTCATCGCCTATCTCGAGGAGGAAAAAGATGCTGAAGAGACCAAGCGCTTGGCAGAAGAACAGGGCGGCCAAATCCTCCTGATCAAGGCAGATCTTAGCAGAAAATCCGATTGTAAAAAAGTAGTATCAGAAACCTTAGCGAAATTTGGCCAACTCAATATTGTTATCAATAATGCAGCGCAGCAATATGTCCAAAGACAATTGGAGGATATTGATGAAGCACAATTGAGAAAAACCTTTGAAACCAATATTTTCTCCTACTTTTTCCTTACCCAAGAAGCACTTCCCCATCTCAAAAATGGCGACACGATCATTAACACCGCCTCTGTAACAGCGTACCGGGGGAAGCCTGAATTGATCGATTATTCTTCCACTAAAGGAGCCATAGTGGCCTTTACCAGGTCCCTGTCTACCAACTTGGCTTCTAGAAACATACGAGTAAACGGGGTAGCTCCCGGGCCTATTTGGACCCCGCTCATTCCGGCTTCATTTTCCGAGGAAGAGGTCAGTGAATTCGGGGTGCATGTTCCGCTGGGAAGACCCGGTGAGCCTTCAGAAGTGGCACCGTCATATTTGTTTCTTGCTACCGATGAAGCCAGTTATATCACAGGGCAGTTTATCCATCCAAATGGAGGTGAAATCCTCAATACCTAA
- a CDS encoding SRPBCC family protein, with protein sequence MNEEVTYFPKESPQGNLSKWERIVSIAIGTLLVYKAVKSKNKFLGTGGAYALFRGASGHCYLKDGLAWNADLDHRNVNIKKSIEIDLPANNVYEFWKAYRDFPHSLKHLKGVEQFSDQRAIWIVNPLIRWETEIVHDEPNTRIGWKSFGGSIIKQYGNVHFDVLPSKKTKVTVAISYIFPFGKAGKLVAKMIQPFMSATIEKELFRLKKHMENHKLEQV encoded by the coding sequence ATGAACGAAGAAGTGACGTATTTTCCAAAAGAAAGCCCCCAAGGAAATCTTTCCAAATGGGAGCGAATCGTGTCCATTGCTATAGGTACCTTGCTGGTCTATAAAGCGGTAAAATCAAAAAATAAATTCTTAGGGACCGGAGGAGCCTATGCCTTGTTCAGAGGCGCTTCTGGACATTGTTATTTAAAAGATGGACTTGCATGGAACGCAGATCTTGACCATAGAAATGTAAACATCAAAAAGTCCATCGAGATCGATCTTCCGGCCAATAATGTTTACGAATTCTGGAAAGCCTACCGTGATTTTCCCCATTCTCTCAAACATCTGAAGGGAGTAGAACAATTTAGTGATCAAAGGGCTATTTGGATCGTCAATCCCTTAATTCGTTGGGAAACTGAAATTGTTCATGATGAGCCCAATACCAGAATAGGGTGGAAGTCCTTTGGGGGCTCTATAATCAAACAATATGGAAATGTACATTTCGATGTTCTCCCTTCCAAAAAAACCAAAGTAACAGTAGCTATTTCTTACATTTTCCCATTTGGAAAGGCAGGAAAACTAGTGGCCAAGATGATCCAGCCCTTTATGAGTGCAACCATAGAAAAAGAGCTTTTTCGGCTCAAAAAGCACATGGAAAATCATAAGCTAGAGCAAGTCTAA
- a CDS encoding four-helix bundle copper-binding protein → MKNTQTFRIVNECSSTCFYCADACLDEPNGMVDCIRNCTVCGEVCSLVSKILSTSFSNIEPLVAYCKSICEACAKICEKHEHQHCELCAKACRTCAAACDDYLKGNLTTFKETPRESN, encoded by the coding sequence ATGAAAAATACACAGACTTTCAGAATAGTAAATGAATGTTCCTCTACCTGCTTTTATTGTGCCGATGCCTGTCTAGATGAGCCCAATGGAATGGTAGACTGCATCAGAAACTGCACGGTATGTGGTGAAGTCTGCTCCCTGGTTTCAAAAATCTTGAGCACTTCCTTTTCTAATATTGAGCCACTGGTAGCCTACTGTAAATCCATCTGTGAAGCATGTGCAAAAATATGTGAAAAACATGAGCACCAACATTGCGAGCTCTGCGCAAAAGCATGCAGGACATGTGCTGCGGCATGTGACGACTACTTAAAAGGAAATTTGACTACTTTCAAAGAAACACCAAGAGAATCTAATTAG
- a CDS encoding sigma-54-dependent transcriptional regulator: MESILVVDNQVSVCNLLKKYLTNNGYSVDTSTQATHALQLMKGNFYHFVISDYRLPKMDGNVFFHMIKSISPRSKVIFTSSQVNLRNVVNMIREGASSYLAKPLNPDELVEVLKQSPRPVSPSSTPEEKSVPNKILPDYVMGKSKKAGEVQYKVSKVGPTNYSVILEGETGTGKESYARLIHHSSARKDKPFVAVDCGCLSRELAGSELFGHEKGAFTGAVTQKTGFFEMANGGTIFLDEIANLGSEIQMALLRALQEKVIRKVGGTKEIPIDVRIIAATNENLYSKSGTSGFREDLYYRLSEFVLKVPPLRERGNDIYQFIDFFLKKTALELDKQNVPQFTDEALTYLREYPWPGNIRELKNAIRRASLFINDKNLVPASALPEMIKASQHRGISISGLSNTNTGPKHGEHQEKDLKSVALMAESEKIKEVLEDVKYNKTKAAQKLNIHRKTLYSKLKALNITY; the protein is encoded by the coding sequence ATGGAAAGCATACTCGTCGTTGATAATCAAGTATCCGTGTGTAATTTATTAAAAAAATACTTGACAAATAACGGTTACTCGGTGGATACAAGTACACAGGCCACACATGCACTTCAATTAATGAAGGGAAATTTTTATCATTTTGTAATCAGTGATTATCGATTGCCGAAAATGGATGGAAATGTATTTTTCCATATGATCAAAAGCATAAGCCCTAGAAGTAAAGTGATCTTTACTTCTAGTCAGGTGAACTTAAGGAATGTGGTCAATATGATTCGTGAAGGAGCCTCCAGTTACCTGGCAAAGCCCTTAAATCCCGATGAACTGGTGGAAGTACTCAAGCAAAGTCCAAGACCTGTTTCCCCGTCATCTACACCTGAGGAAAAGTCAGTGCCCAACAAAATACTACCTGATTATGTGATGGGAAAGAGCAAAAAAGCCGGGGAGGTTCAATACAAGGTGAGTAAAGTAGGCCCTACTAACTATTCGGTCATCCTGGAAGGTGAAACAGGTACTGGAAAAGAATCCTATGCACGCCTGATCCACCATTCCAGTGCTAGAAAGGACAAGCCCTTTGTTGCGGTGGACTGTGGATGCTTGTCCAGAGAATTGGCAGGAAGTGAACTTTTTGGACATGAAAAAGGGGCATTTACTGGAGCGGTTACCCAAAAGACAGGTTTTTTTGAAATGGCAAATGGGGGAACCATATTTTTGGATGAAATTGCCAATCTTGGTAGCGAAATCCAAATGGCACTTCTTAGGGCCCTTCAAGAAAAGGTCATCAGAAAGGTGGGAGGTACCAAAGAGATCCCCATAGACGTAAGGATCATTGCAGCTACCAATGAAAACCTGTATTCTAAATCCGGAACTTCAGGATTTCGGGAAGACCTTTATTATAGATTAAGTGAATTTGTACTGAAAGTACCGCCCCTGAGAGAAAGAGGGAATGATATTTATCAATTTATCGACTTTTTCCTTAAAAAGACCGCTCTGGAGCTCGACAAACAAAATGTTCCACAGTTTACTGATGAAGCATTGACTTATCTTAGAGAATATCCGTGGCCAGGAAATATCCGAGAGCTTAAAAATGCCATCCGAAGGGCTAGCCTCTTTATTAATGATAAAAACCTCGTTCCAGCATCGGCACTCCCGGAAATGATTAAAGCTAGCCAACATAGGGGAATTTCTATTTCGGGATTGTCAAATACGAATACTGGACCAAAGCACGGAGAGCATCAAGAAAAGGATCTAAAATCGGTAGCCTTGATGGCAGAATCAGAAAAAATAAAAGAGGTTTTGGAAGATGTAAAATATAATAAAACCAAAGCGGCACAGAAGCTTAATATTCACCGGAAAACACTTTACAGCAAACTAAAAGCCCTTAATATTACTTATTAA
- a CDS encoding ferritin family protein, translating to MIFKHAPTPHRPVNFLNGDIHQWFMYKCMEVYQGEMKLLKCINILRIHNDRWLPDQLLANFQLGKAIQIENLEKIFLLIDLPVGGKKNALMDFLLDQCFDYGANSDGRSQNYFQLSQVILAINSLVHFSYRWMEETAKQLQQKEVFPLLAENLRIEGEIGNKLIAWSTSLHKEELPISKT from the coding sequence ATGATTTTTAAGCACGCTCCCACTCCCCACAGACCTGTAAACTTTCTAAATGGCGATATTCACCAATGGTTCATGTATAAATGCATGGAGGTCTATCAAGGGGAGATGAAGTTATTGAAATGTATAAATATTCTTAGGATTCATAACGACAGGTGGTTACCTGATCAGTTATTGGCCAACTTTCAATTAGGGAAAGCAATTCAAATTGAAAACCTTGAGAAAATTTTTTTACTTATCGATTTGCCCGTTGGGGGTAAGAAAAATGCCCTCATGGACTTCCTCTTGGATCAATGCTTCGATTACGGCGCAAATTCAGATGGTCGCTCCCAAAACTACTTTCAATTATCCCAGGTAATTTTGGCGATTAATTCACTGGTCCACTTTTCATACCGTTGGATGGAAGAGACAGCTAAACAATTACAACAAAAAGAGGTATTCCCATTGCTGGCAGAAAACCTCCGGATTGAAGGCGAAATAGGCAATAAATTGATCGCTTGGAGCACCTCGCTTCACAAGGAAGAACTCCCAATTTCCAAAACTTAA
- a CDS encoding response regulator: MNQKPIRILLADDDEDDRMMFRDAIMKIPLKTRVETVNDGVELLNYLSNLNGTLPHILFLDLNMPRKGGLECLKEIRSNENFRELSVAIYSTSNAEKDVEEAFVSGANIYINKPNDFGCLKKVLTKVLSVNWQYVTSGLDRETFLLSV; the protein is encoded by the coding sequence ATGAACCAAAAACCGATTCGGATATTATTGGCAGACGATGATGAAGACGATAGAATGATGTTTAGAGATGCTATTATGAAGATTCCCTTGAAAACTCGTGTGGAGACCGTGAATGATGGAGTGGAATTATTGAATTATTTGTCCAATTTAAATGGAACTTTGCCTCATATACTTTTCTTGGACTTAAATATGCCCAGGAAAGGAGGGCTGGAATGTCTAAAGGAAATAAGATCAAATGAGAATTTCCGTGAGCTATCTGTCGCGATTTATTCCACTTCCAATGCCGAAAAAGATGTAGAAGAAGCTTTTGTGAGTGGTGCTAATATTTATATCAATAAGCCAAATGATTTTGGCTGTTTAAAGAAAGTCTTGACCAAAGTGCTCTCTGTAAATTGGCAATACGTAACTTCTGGTCTTGACAGAGAAACTTTTTTATTGAGTGTGTGA
- a CDS encoding ATP-binding protein, giving the protein MLRYLGRSEIILNFIFLSTVILLVVIAGSSFIQHQLMIKSQNKIIQSHHFNYALQNLIVEVSDMESAERAYVASGDKMFLSNYGALKDSVYRAIESIRELAIAGNAPSQTVDSLQYIVQGKLDHLETVISMYENGQSFGQLQDEFVRGDSLMRNIKTATSMMGYVTFKVFQERKHYLQQKNKVSPYFTAITFLFSLLLFTTAYFKIGNDLRKQKKSLNQLEINHEIFEKAEAMAETGHWKFDPDDGEIILSNNQYRLLGYEPDKIEPTFLLFVQHVDKKDRKLVLDAIRKVGNGQSAKSIDVRVITASGKEKCLQMVIKMHENELGKKTVIGVNRDLTKIIESKEELQELNKKLTIQNNAYNNAETIGRMGSISMNCKTGQLSASDNMFGMLGLSNERDLSDIAKFKSYIHPEDLVDLEEYYNCDTLSVERQWVSFRLMKQSGEYIHVSSLKKIVQESWGKILTTVVRDITTERDAELKLKVQNAELKKINEQLSSFNHIASHDLQEPLRKIQTFISRINDDIDQVPADMVSYFLKIQKSAERMQQLILDLLDFSRVSRIEEEFRTVDLNELVSKSINEMAIAIEEKNGTVHCAKLPTIKVIPFQLIQLFNNLISNSIKYADPERPPEIIISAGPVTEIDQLQSEPSERKQLVKITFEDNGIGFEQEYAMTIFDLFQRLHPRTSFSGTGIGLAICKKIVQIHHGEIFATGEPGKGARFTILLPQNLS; this is encoded by the coding sequence ATGCTTAGATACCTTGGCCGATCAGAAATCATCCTAAATTTTATATTTCTTTCCACTGTCATATTATTGGTGGTCATAGCTGGATCCAGTTTTATCCAGCACCAATTAATGATCAAGAGCCAAAATAAAATCATCCAGTCCCATCACTTTAATTATGCCCTGCAAAATCTTATCGTGGAAGTTTCTGACATGGAGTCTGCAGAGCGTGCCTACGTGGCTTCAGGAGATAAAATGTTTTTAAGTAACTATGGAGCATTAAAGGATTCCGTTTACAGAGCGATAGAGAGTATCAGAGAGCTGGCCATTGCAGGAAATGCTCCTTCCCAAACAGTGGATTCACTTCAGTACATTGTTCAGGGGAAATTGGACCATTTGGAAACTGTAATCTCAATGTATGAGAATGGTCAGTCCTTTGGACAATTGCAAGATGAGTTTGTGCGAGGGGACAGCCTTATGCGAAATATTAAAACAGCCACCAGTATGATGGGCTATGTTACGTTCAAGGTATTTCAGGAGAGAAAACACTATCTCCAACAAAAGAATAAAGTCTCTCCTTATTTTACTGCCATTACCTTTCTTTTTTCCCTTTTACTGTTTACTACGGCTTACTTCAAGATAGGTAATGACCTGCGAAAACAAAAAAAATCCCTTAACCAACTTGAGATAAACCATGAGATTTTTGAGAAAGCAGAGGCAATGGCTGAAACGGGACACTGGAAGTTTGATCCCGATGATGGAGAGATCATACTTTCCAATAACCAATATCGGCTGCTGGGCTATGAGCCTGACAAGATTGAACCTACCTTTCTTCTTTTCGTCCAACATGTGGATAAAAAGGACCGAAAACTTGTGCTGGATGCAATTAGGAAGGTAGGGAATGGTCAGTCGGCGAAATCCATTGATGTACGTGTTATTACAGCTTCTGGAAAGGAAAAATGTCTCCAAATGGTCATCAAAATGCACGAAAATGAACTCGGCAAAAAAACCGTTATCGGAGTAAATAGAGACTTGACCAAGATCATTGAATCCAAAGAGGAACTTCAGGAATTGAATAAAAAACTGACAATTCAGAACAATGCTTATAACAATGCCGAAACAATAGGGCGTATGGGAAGCATTTCCATGAATTGCAAGACAGGGCAGCTTTCTGCATCGGACAATATGTTTGGAATGCTAGGACTAAGCAATGAAAGGGATCTTTCTGATATTGCGAAATTTAAAAGCTATATACATCCCGAGGATTTGGTCGATCTGGAAGAATATTATAATTGTGACACTTTATCTGTAGAACGTCAATGGGTTAGCTTTAGACTGATGAAGCAAAGTGGCGAATACATCCATGTAAGTTCTCTCAAAAAGATTGTACAGGAATCCTGGGGCAAAATTTTGACTACAGTGGTGCGTGATATAACCACCGAGAGGGATGCGGAGCTAAAATTAAAAGTTCAAAATGCTGAGCTAAAAAAAATCAATGAGCAGCTTTCCTCTTTTAATCATATCGCCAGTCATGACCTTCAGGAGCCGCTGAGGAAGATCCAGACGTTTATCTCCCGTATCAATGATGATATCGACCAAGTTCCCGCGGATATGGTAAGTTACTTTTTGAAGATCCAAAAGTCTGCCGAGCGGATGCAGCAATTGATCCTTGATTTACTCGATTTTAGTAGGGTCAGCAGGATAGAGGAGGAGTTCAGAACGGTAGACTTAAACGAGCTGGTTTCCAAATCGATCAACGAAATGGCCATTGCCATCGAAGAAAAGAATGGAACGGTACACTGCGCCAAACTACCGACAATTAAAGTCATTCCTTTTCAGCTTATTCAGCTTTTTAATAACTTGATCAGTAATTCAATCAAATACGCTGATCCGGAAAGACCTCCGGAAATTATCATCTCTGCAGGTCCTGTCACAGAAATCGACCAGCTGCAAAGTGAGCCTTCCGAACGTAAGCAGTTGGTGAAAATTACTTTTGAGGATAATGGGATTGGTTTCGAACAGGAATATGCCATGACCATTTTTGATCTCTTTCAGCGATTACATCCCAGGACAAGTTTCTCAGGCACTGGGATAGGCTTGGCCATATGTAAAAAAATTGTCCAAATCCATCATGGAGAAATTTTTGCGACCGGTGAACCGGGCAAAGGTGCGCGCTTTACGATTTTACTTCCTCAAAATCTCAGCTGA
- a CDS encoding lmo0937 family membrane protein yields the protein MRNILYLIVVIVLIGWVMGAFVYDVGGLIHILLVIALVAFVLSFIKRAG from the coding sequence ATGAGGAATATCTTATATTTAATTGTCGTAATCGTATTGATCGGATGGGTAATGGGCGCCTTCGTTTATGACGTAGGAGGATTGATCCATATACTGCTTGTCATTGCACTAGTTGCTTTTGTTTTGTCATTTATAAAAAGAGCTGGGTGA